From a region of the Synergistaceae bacterium genome:
- a CDS encoding AzlC family ABC transporter permease, protein MTEKLKLETTIAKGFLRGIKIGTPLALTYIPGAVAFGILAKTAGLTLWECVFMSFIVFAGASQFVAVNLITLGTPVAEILVAVGVLNMRHLLMSSSMSKRIPLNTRFLEKFWIFFEMTDESFTLASLQKEDYLSPKFLIGLNFPLHLTWVLGTFLGWVGGSALPDSLQESMGIAIYAIFIGLLVPSVRDNVKALTVTVIAMSLSTYIKLVPCLAERINKGLSIMITAGIAALFGAIVFSKKKNKDEVLS, encoded by the coding sequence ATGACGGAAAAACTAAAATTAGAAACAACTATTGCAAAAGGGTTTTTAAGGGGAATAAAAATAGGAACCCCGTTGGCGCTGACTTATATCCCCGGAGCGGTTGCTTTTGGCATTTTGGCTAAGACAGCAGGGCTAACTCTGTGGGAATGCGTATTCATGTCTTTTATTGTGTTCGCTGGGGCTAGCCAATTTGTGGCAGTAAACCTTATTACTCTTGGTACTCCTGTGGCAGAAATACTTGTCGCAGTCGGAGTACTGAATATGAGGCATCTCCTCATGTCTTCTTCTATGTCCAAGAGAATTCCTTTGAATACACGCTTTTTGGAAAAGTTTTGGATTTTTTTTGAAATGACAGACGAGTCGTTCACTTTAGCATCACTGCAAAAAGAAGATTATCTCTCTCCCAAATTTCTGATAGGACTTAATTTCCCTTTACATTTAACGTGGGTTCTTGGTACTTTTTTGGGATGGGTCGGAGGTTCCGCTTTGCCGGACAGTTTGCAAGAAAGCATGGGGATAGCGATATATGCTATTTTTATTGGTCTTCTGGTACCATCAGTGAGAGATAACGTAAAAGCCCTTACTGTCACCGTTATAGCCATGTCGTTGAGCACCTACATAAAGTTGGTCCCATGTCTGGCTGAGAGAATTAATAAAGGCTTATCCATAATGATAACTGCGGGAATTGCCGCTCTATTT